From a region of the Corvus cornix cornix isolate S_Up_H32 chromosome 2, ASM73873v5, whole genome shotgun sequence genome:
- the VPS4B gene encoding vacuolar protein sorting-associated protein 4B, with amino-acid sequence MAANTGNLQKAIDLATKAAQEDKAGNYEEAFRLYQHAVQYFLHVVKYEAQGDKAKRSIRAKCTEYLDRAEKLKEYLKKREKTAPKPVKESGPAEGKGNDSDGEGESEDPEKKKLQNQLQGAIVMERPNVKWSDVAGLEGAKEALKEAVILPIKFPHLFTGKRTPWRGILLFGPPGTGKSYLAKAVATEANNSTFFSVSSSDLVSKWLGESEKLVKNLFQLARENKPSIIFIDEIDSLCGSRSENESEAARRIKTEFLVQMQGVGVDNEGILVLGATNIPWVLDSAIRRRFEKRIYISLPEDHARAAMFKLHLGSTPNDLKESDFRELGKKTERYSGADISIIVRDALMQPVRKVQSATHFKKVKGPSLLNPNTIVDLFTPCSPGDPEAIEMTWMEIPSDKLLEPKVSMADMLMSLSSTKPTVNEQDLEKLKKFTEDFGQEG; translated from the exons ATGGCGGCCAACACCGGCAACCTGCAG AAAGCAATAGACCTTGCTACCAAGGCAGCACAAGAAGATAAAGCAGGAAACTATGAGGAAGCCTTCCGCTTGTACCAACATGCTGTGCAGTATTTTCTCCATGTTGTTAAAT ATGAAGCACAGGGTGATAAAGCAAAACGAAGCATTAGAGCAAAATGTACAGAATACTTGGACCgagcagaaaagctgaaagaatatctgaaaaagagagaaaaaactgcACCAAAACCAGTTAAAGAGTCTGGtcctgctgaaggaaaagg GAATGACAGTGATGGGGAAGGGGAATCAGAGGAccctgaaaaaaagaagctacAGAATCAACTTCAAG GAGCAATTGTTATGGAGCGACCAAATGTCAAATGGAGTGATGTTGCTGGCCTTGAAGGTGCCAAAGAAGCACTTAAAGAAGCAGTCATCCTGCCCATTAAATTTCCACACCTGTTTACAG GCAAGAGAACACCCTGGAGAGGAATTCTTCTGTTTGGACCACCAGGAACAGGAAAGTCTTATTTAGCAAAAGCTGTGGCAACAGAAGCAAACAACTCTACCTTCTTCTCAGTATCTTCATCTGACCTTGTCTCAAAGTGGTTAGGTGAAAGTGAAAA ATTAGTGAAAAACTTGTTCCAGCTTGccagagaaaacaaaccttCTATCATCTTCATTGATGAGATAGATTCCCTGTGCGGGTCaagaagtgaaaatgaaagtgaGGCTGCTAGACGgataaaaacagaatttctaGTCCAGATGCAAG GGGTTGGTGTTGACAATGAAGGAATCTTGGTCTTAGGAGCAACAAACATACCCTGGGTTTTGGATTCTGCTATCAGGAGAAG GTTTGAGAAGcgtatttatatttctttaccTGAAGACCATGCCAGGGCTGCAATGTTCAAGCTTCACCTTGGGTCAACTCCAAATGACCTAAAAGAATCAGATTTTCGAGAGCTTGGGAAGAAAACTGAGCGCTATTCTGGTGCAGATATAAGCATCATTGTCCGTGATGCACTGATGCAGCCTGTTAGAAAAGTGCAATCAGCAACTCACTTTAAAAAA gTAAAAGGACCATCACTGCTTAATCCAAATACAATAGTAGATTTATTCACCCCCTGCTCTCCAGGTGATCCTGAAGCCATAGAAATGACATGGATGGAGATCCCAAGTGATAAATTACTGGAGCCTAAAGTTTCCATG GCCGATATGCTCATGTCGCTCAGTAGCACAAAACCAACAGTTAATGAACAGGATCTGGAGAAGTTAAAGAAGTTTACAGAAGACTTTGGTCAGGAAGGCTAA